Proteins co-encoded in one Coregonus clupeaformis isolate EN_2021a chromosome 17, ASM2061545v1, whole genome shotgun sequence genomic window:
- the LOC121585788 gene encoding homeobox protein unc-4 homolog yields the protein MGEEGVTEREEESEVVVDFEEEGGEMEKRQLRKRKGRAEKEVKEVVVIEDRRGREEEEEMNDRRERDREEKVEEEKKQKGVMEAALSLDLVGVTTDPISMTTTTHDDSGYLSSGMGFYCPPEPLLFHTQPKPHPQPLLPSGLKRPHSVSPPLPPTQSLQVKVTRVYSTRRSIGYSARGRGQVLPLPPLPAVTMGVPSLLPSLPKKKTRTLYSTDQLEQLEGMFQEDHYPDGEKRKEIAATVGVTPQRIMVWFQNRRAKWRKASRSTVKPEHKQTCSSLPDPNPTPLHAPHPHPSAAAGHITPFIPPAGLSLPLPPTNQALPSYSTLLASLSSSPTGRSRGGGEGGLPSGPQGGSVEHLPPIMYSPPPLRRASLPLLTTFLNPPNPTPTPPPPTPQPTPTSPFFMDVLEPHPHPPNRDTQGLTLQTDTGSLFDYSSDLLSSSSSSVKIDPQHYLTSSHQGGATVSYQPQASRLAYLTPSPYLNPNPPEGSAPPPSYLTFGPGGGPGVVTYAAGGHTYFQAQTGGGPILLQSGLHGGITAYQSYPWDQIYSHPAVFQQRNQCSQFTTTTLGSRDHPTSSSYLPPTYYPRSHTHSQRPSHTLTHTSTQAQVLPPASSLQPPLPRGASAPQPRAPTPPLALLDLPTCVKAENESPPHVHSSHFHCDFSPILF from the exons ATGGGTGAGGAAGGAGTaacagaaagagaagaggagagtgagGTGGTAGTTGATtttgaagaggagggaggagagatggagaagagacagTTGAGAAAGAGGAAAGGGAGGGCAGAGAAAGAAGTAAAGGAGGTGGTGGTGATTGAggataggagagggagggaagaggaagaggagatgaatgacaggcgagagagagatagggaggagaaGGTAGAGGAGGAAAAGAAGCAGAAAGGAGTGATGGAGGCGGCTCTGTCTCTCGACCTCGTCGGCGTGACAACTGACCCTATCAGCATGACGACCACCACTCATGATGACTCTGGGTACCTGAGCTCTGGGATGGGGTTCTACTGTCCCCCCGAACCTCTCCTATTCCACACCCAGCCTAAACCTCACCCCCAACCCCTTCTGCCCAGTGGGTTGAAGCGCCCCCACAGTGtcagcccccctctccctcccacccaaAGCCTACAG GTAAAGGTGACTCGAGTGTACTCTACCCGCCGTTCAATTGGCTACAGCGCCCGGGGGCGTGGCCAGGTGCTTCCCCTCCCCCCGTTGCCAGCGGTAACCATGGGAGTCCCCTCCCTGTTGCCCTCCCTGCCCAAGAAGAAGACGCGAACACTCTACAGCACTG accagtTGGAGCAGCTAGAGGGTATGTTCCAGGAGGACCACTACCCAGAcggagagaagaggaaggagatTGCCGCCACGGTGGGCGTCACGCCCCAGAGGATCATG GTGTGGTTTCAGAACCGTAGGGCCAAGTGGAGGAAGGCCAGTCGTTCTACAGTGAAgccagaacacaaacagacctgCAGCAGCCTCCCTGACCCCAACCCTACCCCCCTCcatgcaccacacccacaccCTAG TGCGGCTGCAGGACACATCACCCCCTTCATCCCTCCCGCTggtctctccttacctctccctCCTACCAACCAGGCCCTCCCGTCCTACAGCACCCTGCTAGCCAGCCTCTCATCCAGCCCTACAG GCAGGtcaagaggaggaggggagggagggctaCCGTCAGGACCTCAGGGGGGGTCAGTGGAGCACCTACCTCCTATCATGTATAGCCCACCCCCTTTACGACGTGCCAGCCTCCCCCTCCTGACTACCTTCCTGAACCCCCCCAACCCTACCCCAACCCCCCCTCCACCAACCCCACAACCCACCCCAACATCGCCTTTCTTCATGGATGTGTTGGAGCCCCACCCTCACCCCCCcaacagagacacacagggactCACCCTGCAGACTGACACTGG TTCTCTGTTTGACTACAGCAGTGATCTCCtgtccagcagcagcagctcagTGAAGATAGATCCTCAGCACTACCTGACCTCCAGCCACCAGGGCGGCGCTACAGTCTCCTACCAACCTCAGGCTTCCCGCCTGGCCTACCTCACCCCCTCCCCCTACCTCAACCCCAACCCTCCTGAGGGGagtgcccctcccccctcctaccTCACCTTCGGTCCGGGGGGCGGGCCCGGGGTGGTGACCTATGCAGCTGGAGGCCACACCTACTTCCAGGCACAGACTGGAGGGGGACCGATCCTACTGCAGTCTGGGCTACACG gtggtaTCACAGCCTACCAGTCGTACCCGTGGGATCAGATCTACAGCCATCCAGCAGTGTTCCAGCAGCGTAACCAGTGTTCCCAGTTTACTACCACCACACTGGGGAGCCGAGACCACCcaacctcctcctcctacctGCCACCCACTTACTACCcccgttcacacacacactcccagagaccctcacacactctcacacacacctctaccCAGGCCCAGGTCCTGCCCCCAGCCTCTAGCCTGCAACCCCCCCTCCCCAGAGGGGCCAGCGCCCCCCAGCCCAGAGCCCCCACACCACCCTTGGCCCTCCTGGATCTCCCCACCTGTGTGAAGGCTGAGAATGAGAGCCCTCCCCACGTACACAGCAGCCACTTCCACTGTGACTTCTCACCCATACTCTTCTGA
- the sdc3 gene encoding syndecan-3 gives MKLRRCLMTILAALLAHSALGQTWDTEGSSRDEFYDDEDLFSGSGSGFPEMKVNPTAVGVSFTTEEPLPLSTTQATGPAPSAPPAAEPNPNPDALPTPLPTEGEGESGVEWERGRERERERVREMRERERERQREIERERERERERERARAAQTTISPHGAAAVPMVTTSTATPLAESAAPSSGVEDLVTTEEDEDVYLSPDPTTSMPMETTTEEEEEEEVTTAETETTPLPETTAPPITTGPALTERSSSAPFKPRVLVTTPTKAAPTEMSTRPQQPSTTMNNELGVNGPSGDFEIREEDRRQGNEVVGRGRGMETGAEPDLIGNTINTGSSAAQLPQKNILERKEVLIAVIVGGVVGALFAAFLVMLLVYRMKKKDEGSYTLEEPKQATVTYQKADKQEEFYA, from the exons ggTCAGACCTGGGATACAGAAGGTTCTTCTAGAGATGAGTTCTATGATGATGAAGACCTCTTCTCAGGCTCCGGATCTGGCT TTCCAGAGATGAAGGTCAACCCTACAGCGGTGGGTGTGTCTTTCACCACTGAGGAGCCCCTCCCCCTTTCCACCACCCAGGCCACTGGCCCCGCCCCCTCGGCCCCACCTGCAGCCGAGCCCAATCCCAACCCTGACGCTCTCCCCACCCCACTACCcactgagggagagggggagagtggggtagagtgggagagagggagggagagggaaagagagagagtaagggagatg agagaacgagaaagagagaggcaacgGGAAATAGAGAGGGAACGAGAAAGAGAACGtgaaagagaaagagcgagagccgCCCAGACTACCATCTCACCCCACGGCGCTGCGGCTGTTCCCATGGTGACCACCAGCACAGCGACGCCTCTGGCGGAGAGCGCGgcaccctctagtggtgtggAGGACCTGGTCACCACAGAAGAGGACGAGGATGTCTACCTGTCCCCAGACCCCACCACCAGTATGCCTATGGAGACCACTacggaagaagaagaagaggaagaagtgaCCACTGCAGAGACAGAGACCACACCCCTCCCAGAGACAACAGCTCCACCCATTACGACTGGCCCAGCCTTAACTGAGAGGTCTAGCTCCGCCCCCTTCAAGCCCAGGGTTCTGGTGACCACGCCTACTAAAGCCGCGCCCACAGAGATGAGCACACGCCCACAGCAGCCTTCTACGAcaatg aataaTGAGTTAGGGGTTAATGGACCCAGTGGAGACTTTGAGATCCGGGAGGAGGACCGTCGCCAGGGCAACGAGGTTGTTGGGCGTGGCCGTGGCATGGAGACTGGGGCAGAACCTGATCTGATTGGCAACACAATTAACACAGGAAGTTCTGCCGCTCAACTTCCTCAGAAGAACATCCTGGAGAGGAAGGAGGTTCTGAtag CGGTGATAGTGGGAGGCGTGGTGGGGGCCCTGTTCGCAGCGTTCCTGGTCATGCTGCTGGTGTACAggatgaagaagaaggatgaaggCAGCTACACGCTGGAGGAACCCAAGCAGGCCACTGTCACCTACCAGAAAGCTGACAAACAGGAGGAGTTCTACgcataa